The Arachis ipaensis cultivar K30076 chromosome B03, Araip1.1, whole genome shotgun sequence region TGCATGTCATATCCAAAGGTCTGAAGATGCTACAACCTCAAGTACTATGGTTGCAACCCACGATAACCACTCATGTACATACCTTTCCATGTCTTTGGACAATTTTTCCATTACCAATGCATGAAGTTAATGCTACCTAACATGCCAGGAAAGCCACGACCCTTCGCCAATTGTAGCATGCGTCGTACATCATTTGGATTTGGTTTTCACAAGTATTCATCCTCGAACACCGAAATGACACCTTCAACAAATTTTTTCAAGCATTCAATTGTAGTGCTCTCGCTTATGCGCACATAATCATCAACAGCATCAGCTGCTACGCCATATGCTAACATCCGTATTGCAGCGGTACATTTTTGGAGTGGTGACaagcctcttcttccagttgcatCAACCCTCTGTTGGAAATACGGATAGACGTTTGAGAGAGCGTCTACTATCTGAAGAAACACATATCTTCTCATTCGAAATCTCCGTCGGAAAATGTCAGCATTATACACTGCTTCATCTGCAAAGTAATCTTGGAAAAGGCGATCATGTCCTACTTCTCGATCTCTGTTGATCCATCTACGAGGAGTTTGGATAGAGCTTCTATCGATATATTCTTCTTTTGAATCTTCGAATAAACACTCATCGATCCAATGATTCATGAGTGTGTTATCTTGCCGTCTTCTTttgccatacaaagcctcattaaacatatcatcaAAATTTCTAGCCATATCTTGAAATGTAATTTTTAGTACTCTTTCGAGGTGAGAAACAAGAGTTGAAATGGAGTTGCAGAGTCATTGATAGTTGATATTTATAAGTGTGTCTGCAACAAGTATCTACTTTTCAACGGCTAGTTTTACAACAGCTACTTaacggctagttttgcaacggcTACTTAATGGCAAGTTTTTTCTTGTCTAAATTTAAAACAGCTAGTTTTGCAATGGTCACTTTCATGAACAATAACGACACAATAATATTGACTAATTTGAAAAGTTACATCAGAAATAAATAAAACAGATTACATCACATACCAGTAATacgcaataaaaataagaacatacTACATAACTTTACAAATACAAGGAACTATTAAATAAACCACTTAGCGATTATTTTCTCACATGCAATCTCATGAAAAGCTTGTCGTTTTTTACTCATTGTAGACGTGTCAGCATTAAGTATTTGCATATCCATTTCCCCTTTCCTTAGCCatccttttcatttttctttcttttgcatttatctccattttttttaatatacatctgagtttgtaattcttgttctttcattgccGCTTGAATTTGTAACTCCTTCTCTTTGATTGCCATAATCTTTGTTCTAtgtttcctcttctcttctctttctttttccctaTCTATTAGTTCCTTTTCTCTAACATTCTTAATATCTTTCATGAGGGATAGTTTTGTAACAACCGATGATTTCTTTTCGCTAAGATCTTCAGACATTTGTGCTTTTTCCTTACCTTTTTTCTTGCTCTTCTTTGATCCTTGTGGGCGAACGGGAGAGTCCACACCGGGTTTATCAGCCAACGGTATTTCTAGGTTTGATGAGGATGAGTATGCTCCAGTTGCACTAACTTCGGTTCTCTTTAAGCCTCCACTCTGTGTAGGTAGTTGGCTTCTCCATTTTTGCTCCAAACGAAGCATGTTCCAATGCCTCTCAAAAGTGAATTTTTGACCATAATTTGTGGAATAAAATTTATAGGCCAACTCCTTTATATCATCAGCGTTCGAACCACTCCTTATATTTCGACTAGCTTGATCGTAGCAACCAGCAAATTGTGCAACAGTTTTGTTGATCTTATACCATCGTTTCTTACATGCAACTACCCCCTTGTCATGTCGGAACAAAATTCTACACAATAGCTGTGAATTCGACTCCAAAATGTTTCTCCCTTTTGATCGGTACCAACTATAGGTCAATTGAAACATTTAACCATGCACTAATCAGCATCTTATCATCTTTTCAATGCCAGTGTTAAATACTATCTTGCCTCCGAtcttcaatatcatcatcattgagGTCGATAGCATCTAATCCACGAGGGTTGGCAAAATCTGAATTTTGCAAATTTGGACTAGATTGTATAGGAGTATGAGAGGATGGGTTAAAAGAGCCACCAACACCAGATGAGTTATGTCTTGATGCACTGAATTGAGTTGGAAACGGTAAGCAAGTTAGAGTAACATTTTCGATAGAGGGGTTAAATATGGCTGAAAATGAAAAATGCggtgtttgtgaattttgattttgtggttggaatataggaaattgattattataaggagcttgaaaattgaaattagaaagattttgtggatttgaattttgaaatgtatttggtagtgtaaagttttgatttggaacttgagagtttgagatttgagattgttgggtatttggaatttgagaaaagttttgtaagtaattgaaaaaagagttgaattgatttggatccattttttcgaacaaaaaataatatcagcagaactttgatttcttaaacttggaagaagatgaagacgagtAGAAGACAGTGTGAGAATAGAAGTGTATCTAAGTGGTATATATAgagtaataaaatattaatttattaataataacggtAACATAATAACGACTAGTTTCCAACGGCTAATTTTGCAACGGCTAGTTTTACAACGGCTAACTAATATATATANNNNNNNNNNNNNNNNNNNNNNNNNNNNNNNNNNNNNNNNNNNNNNNNNNNNNNNNNNNNNNNNNNNNNNNNNNNNNNNNaaatttattaatataattttttatattaattatgatttaaataattaatataaattattaattaaataaaaatataattatttaatataattatttaattaattaaaattttatataattatttatttttataataacttgtcatttggcaagttattattggttatcacAAGTCCTCATTTAGAGGGACTTTTGTCTCTTAAAAATCATGCGGAACCCTTCTTCTCTTTCCTCCAACGATTAGTTTCTATGTTTATCAGAAAAAGTGTTATTGAAACGCGAGCGTTGGGTTGGTTTCTATGTTTGTTTATCAGAAAAAATGTTAGTAGAACGGGAGCGTTGGAGTTGCTCTTACAACACTCTCTGGCACCTTCTTCAACACTAGGTTGCGTTTAATTTTAAGGATAGGATAAGTTAAAATATtgataataaaatataaagaataaaaatacaaaaattagtatttttatattttatttagtgataaattaaaataaattattaaagtttaatttattttcatttttttatttaaaaaatttaaaaaatatataataataaaaaatataattataaaaaattaataaaataataaaataataaaaaataagttgtgtttttaattaatttcatgtttcatctgtcaaacacgattttATATCTCAGTGTCTCATGTCTATAAACAAACAGTCAAATACAGCCTAAGACTCATTCTTGTTAATATTAttataaaggtttaattactctgttagtctctatagtttcgcaaaattttcaattagattcctatacttttttttcttttaattggattcctgtaccaattttttttttcaattagtccCTCTTAgcagtaattgacttaattttatagggactcaactaaaattaaaaaattagtatagggacccaaataaaagaaaaaaaaagtgtagagattcaattaaaaaaaaattttggtgcaaggacttaattaaaaggaaaaaaagtacaagacctgattaaaaatttcacaaaattatagagaccaacagagtaattaaacctattatAAACTAGACTAAGACTTGCATAATACCTGAAAAGATAAATTAATTATGATATATGATATAAAGAGAAATATAATGAACCATCAAAAtctattttttttgtcattatttaCTCATCTCTTTTAGTTtagtaatttaataatatattttatctcatatttttaaATACTGATGACTACCTGAtagtcaaaaataataaattttatttatgaNNNNNNNNNNNNNNNNNNNNNNNNNNNNNNNNNNNNNNNNNNNNNNNNNNNNNNNNNNNNNNNNNNNNNNNNNNNNNNNNNNNNNNNNNNNNNNNNNNNNNNNNNNNNNNNNNNNNNNNNNNNNNNNNNNNNNNNNNNNNNNNNNNNNNNNNNNNNNNNNNNNNNNNNNNNNNNNNNNNNNNNNNNNNNNNNNNNNNNNNNNNNNNNNNNNNNNNNNNNNNNNNNNNNNNNNNTACTTAAAATTATTGTACGAGaagttaatattaattttttattaaatgtaTCATTATCATAGATGAATTGAAATTTTGCAGGGGATTCAGGAGAAACGGAGAAAGAGACCCCTCCCTGCGGAACGCTGACATTTGCGCGCGTTGTTCAATCCAAACCTCATTCCATGTCACTGCACGCTTTCAAGGAAACTCTACTAAGACCTTGCACCACAACCCAACAACaacaatcttcttcttcttcttcttcttcttcttcttcttcgctatCAATTTCccaaagccaaacacgcccttACTCCTTAAGAAGACGACGCCGACGACCACACAATTTCTTGGCCGCCGCTTCAGCTCCACAATTCGGTTAAGAAGCGAGAACCGGAGGAGAAAGAAGCTGATGATGGTGATGACGAGGATGGAGA contains the following coding sequences:
- the LOC107632620 gene encoding uncharacterized protein LOC107632620, whose translation is MARNFDDMFNEALYGKRRRQDNTLMNHWIDECLFEDSKEEYIDRSSIQTPRRWINRDREVGHDRLFQDYFADEAVYNADIFRRRFRMRRYVFLQIVDALSNVYPYFQQRVDATGRRGLSPLQKCTAAIRMLAYGVAADAVDDYVRISESTTIECLKKFVEGVISVFEDEYL
- the LOC107632619 gene encoding glutathione S-transferase T2-like, whose protein sequence is MFQLTYSWYRSKGRNILESNSQLLCRILFRHDKGVVACKKRWYKINKTVAQFAGCYDQASRNIRSGSNADDIKELAYKFYSTNYGQKFTFERHWNMLRLEQKWRSQLPTQSGGLKRTEVSATGAYSSSSNLEIPLADKPGVDSPVRPQGSKKSKKKGKEKAQMSEDLSEKKSSVVTKLSLMKDIKNVREKELIDREKEREEKRKHRTKIMAIKEKELQIQAYVLIFIAYYWYVM